Below is a genomic region from Medicago truncatula cultivar Jemalong A17 chromosome 3, MtrunA17r5.0-ANR, whole genome shotgun sequence.
ATTATGGATCCGCAATCCTTATTATGACCCATCACACTTCACTACTAAGCACACAATTTCTAAAAAAACTACAGTTACACACTGCTCAAATCTTGATTATTGCTCTGAGCAAAAGTGGAAGCCTTCTGAAATCTAACATAGTAAGGTTCTTCAATACCATCACCAACAGCCATAACTTTAGTTCCATCAGTATCTACAAAAGTTCCAACAGGAGCACAAAGAACACCAGGAACAGAGGGACAGAACTTAAAGCTATATATCTCATAAGCATGTTCACCTGCAAGCCTCTCAATCTTGAACTTGCTAACAAGATCCCCAGCTGCACCACCAGTGCTCACAAACCAAAACCCAGACCCAACCTTTAAAAGCCTCCACACTTTTGGTTCATTGCAAGGACTACCCAGAATAGGAATCTCAATGGTGAGGTCAGTGAGAGTTGGAATGTAATCAAGACCTGATGCAGAGAAATACACCGGTGTGCCGATTGCATCAGGGTTACGGATTACATCAAGAGGGCATGTTTTGTTTCTTGTGTGTCCTAATGTAATGCCTCCATTGTCGGCCCAAAGTGGAAATACGTAGTAACCTTCACCTGGTTTAAGAGGGTTACCTTGTTTGTCTACTACTGCCTCTGGTTCAGCTCCTTGTAGTGGCTTTGTGTTGAACAAAACTAAGAGAGAAAGGAAGCAAAAGAGTTGAATGAATTTCAtggtttcttgattttttttttttttttgattgtttgtagattgtgatgtttatgttgtgtcTTTCTaagttaattgtatgattgtttaTATAGAGAAGCATGTCAGGTTTAATTTGGACATGTTTATGGAGTGATGgtataaaaaattaagttagtGATATTATATATTTGCCATGAGCGCCACGCGGTACtagtttaaaatgaaattttgggaACTTCGTGGAACACgttgatagaaaaataaacagcATCTTCATCCACAATGGACTTGGTATGGTATCCCTTCATCACGTTGACTTGTGAATAATGATTTTCTTGGCCCATTTGCTGCATTATGACTTCAAGAAAGTTACTCTTCTCACATTTAAAATTGCTAAAAAATGTACTCAATTGTGGTTAACTACAGTTGGCTTTTCCAACAGTAGATAACTACCGTTGAACattttttataatcatttaatcattttttaagtcAGTTTTGAACCACCGAAATGTAGTTAACTATAGCTTAATACGTTTTTTTAGCAATTTCAAATGTGGGAGTAACTtgcgaaaattgtttttctagcatagaatacttcctattgacacaagtaaatgacgcTTTTATccccagcggcagttaactgccattAGGCTATGCACCGGCAGTTAACAACTGATGGCTTttcagcggcagttaactgccgttgtgTTTGTGATATATTCAAGTCAGTAGCCATAACCCAGACACTCACTCACTCCATCATCACCTTCACCatctttctctcaaattttcactcactctctaaaaaaactctatcaaatcatccaaaatttcttccactaaatcacaagtaagttatcACTTATGTTATTGTCATACATTTTAGTtagtatatgtgtttatatgtttataattttaattgttgtttaattattaaattttgaatttttgtttttaatataattattttgtagatctgaaatgctattaacatatGTTATGAATACCtgttataatgaagttatattgcttgaatttatatatttttttgaattttataaattttttagggtttgaatatttgtttttaatatagttatgttgtagatttgaaacaatggccgggtggatcgacgttcatgcacaattcaacagcggagaacctcagaggttgaaggttcggtgccttggtgtaacgttaagaggtctcaaggatgaactgactgaattcaaccaaggaatCAACCctagagacacaaggagggtggaacacattcggtataaacgtccaacgctcgacgagggcagagtatcattcacttgggtggaattaatgaacgacgaaaacgtgacgagcatgttctgggagcacaacatgttccagttGATCAATATGTgggtgacgttgctgagatcaactgaatatatcatcaaaagtttgattcttCCAGAATATCGTCATTAGGTCCTGAATGAACGCACCTTCCAGCTAccacaattgtcttcctttgaatgtgGTAATTCAAACATGCCATATGGCATGACTCCAATGTTCGACTGACATTCCCATTGTTCATGTCAAAAGATTAAGTTCTTGTTAGGCCggtttaaatgaaggtattAAAGTGTCAATGAAtggacctcattcttttgacacttgaataccgaCCGTCATTTAAACCaaacctaacaagaatttaatattttgaatgaaactATGAGAATGTCGGTCGAACATTGGAGTCCTGCtgcttggcaagtttgaatttaccccattcaaaggtaacacaattgttgtagttggaaggtacaaacatccaactgcaacaattgtcttcctttgaatgaggtaattcaaacttgttaatcgaCAGGAATCCAACATTCGATAAACATCTTGAATActggtattgaagtgtcaaggaatgcacctcattcttttgacacttgaataccatcattcaagATGCTGATAGGATGTTGGAGTTCTgctgtttagcaagtttgaatttgcccatTCATGGataagataattgttgcagttggaaggtacattctggaatgtaatgtaatacaatgtaatgtgataacatatatagttgaatatgcataatacattttgttttgaatggaacaataattatcttatttattcagttttcgaatttatttattcattacgcaattttaattagttgaattcatgttagatttaattagtttttattcgaaaCACGAgtttaatcgaaattattccaaatgcggttttaattgaaattattcaaaacgcgaaTTTATTCAAAGTACCAATATGTCAAGGAAAATgtaccataaaaaaaacataaaaaaagatcCGAAACAATTAGATATTACAACCCGTTATATTATATCATCTTCCTCGTAACACAAGTCAATTGGGTTGTCCTCGACAGTCCCTGGGACACCTGCTTTTGgctgaggaccaaaatagcatgtcctcccgctcctcctcaacctcgaatGATTATACACCAGCACCTTCGAATCCTTCTTTTTGACGGATCCATCACATGTGATTCCGTGCCATGTCATCggtgatttttctttcttcttgtcgtCACCctccttcttcttgttcaactcaATGTTTctctgattctgagacatatctacataaaCAAATCGGTGATCAAAACCTACATCATGTCGtaacaattctacaataattcatcaaaacctaaactaatcctaaaaattataCCGTAACTAATCGTAACAATTCTATCACAAATTCATagcaacaaaatttcataacaaacctaaactaatcgcaacaattcatctaatcctaaaaattctaccataatttcataacaattctacaattctaacctaaacctaacaattcaaacaacctaaactatcagaacatcataaaatcaataaacctCTATAATcgcaatttaacaaaaaaaactaacaaatcaaTCGCAAAATAGCAATGCAATAGgattaaaaaaacttacttaATTTTGTGCTTGAAATTGGCTTGAAATGACTTATGCTTTGTGAAATTCGCACCTATGGAAGCAAAAAACGTAACAataacaatggagttttggaaacttcTATATTGTTCTGTTCATATATCAAAAACACAatgacagttaactgccgctggaaaGCCAGCGGTTGGTAACTGTCGGCGCATAGCctaacggtagttaactgtcgttggAGGTAAAAACGTCATTTATTTGTGTCAATAGAAAATATTGATTgtccaaaaaagcaattttcttaaCTTGCTTACTTCAAAGGAAGGCCAAGGCCCAATTAAAAAAGGAGCAATGAAATGGGGAGTAAAGTTTCCATAAGGTTGCTCTTTTGGCCTCCCTAATTGC
It encodes:
- the LOC25490027 gene encoding kunitz-type elastase inhibitor BrEI is translated as MKFIQLFCFLSLLVLFNTKPLQGAEPEAVVDKQGNPLKPGEGYYVFPLWADNGGITLGHTRNKTCPLDVIRNPDAIGTPVYFSASGLDYIPTLTDLTIEIPILGSPCNEPKVWRLLKVGSGFWFVSTGGAAGDLVSKFKIERLAGEHAYEIYSFKFCPSVPGVLCAPVGTFVDTDGTKVMAVGDGIEEPYYVRFQKASTFAQSNNQDLSSV